The DNA sequence GCATCAATCGCGCGCGCGCGCGATCTTGGCGCGGATGCCATCGCAGAGGACACCATCAGGATGATTGACGAGCCGCCGGAGCGCACCGCAACCGAGCACGGCGACAAGGTGGACCCGGGCTATGTGCAGTGGCAGAAGAACCGCGTCGAGCAGCGCCTCAAGTTGCTGGCGAAGTGGAACCCGAAGAAGTACGGCGACAAGCTCCAGCTTGACGGCAAGGTCGAGGGCGGCTTCGCGCTGGTGGTGAATCCGGCCGCACCGAAGAAGCGATCCGCCTGATGCTGCGCCGCGCCGAATACACGCCGCCCGGGCCCGTTGCAGAGGCGTTCCTGTACGATCCGGCCTTCGTCTCCGGCATCATGGGGCCGATCGGCAGCGGCAAGACGACCGCCTGCATCGTCAAGGCTCTGCTGGCTTCCGCGCGCCAGCCGAAGGACAAGCAGGGCCGCCGCCGTTCTCGCGGCGCCATCATCCGCAACACCTATCCAGAGCTGAAGACGACGACTATCAAGTCCTGGCATGAGTGGGTGCCGCAGGACTGCGGTCGCTGGCAGTCGGAAGGCCCGCCGACGCACTTCGTCAATGGTCCGGATGGCCTCGACATGGAAGTGATGTTCCTCGCCCTCGACCGGCCGGAGGACGCGCGCAAGCTGTTGTCGCTCGAACTAACCTGGGCCTACATCAACGAGGCCAGGGAGGTGCCGAAGGTCATCCTCGACTACTTGACCGGCCGCGTCGGGCGCTTCCCTCTGGTGCGCGACGGCGGCTGCAACGGCCCGCAGATATTCATGGACACCAACCCGCCGGACTCGGATCACTGGTGGTACAAGCTGGCAGAGGAGCAGCGACCGGAGGGCTTCGCATTCCATCGTCAGCCCGGTGGTCGCACGCCGGACGCCGAGAACCTCGACAACCTGCCGCCCGGCTACTACGCCCGCGCCGTGGCTGGCAAGCATCCGGACTGGATCAAGGTCTATGTCGACGGCGAGTATGGCTTTGTGCGCGACGGCAAGCCGGTCTACCCGGAGTACGCGGATTCATTTCACTGTCGCCCATTCGAGCTGGTCGAGAAGCACGGCATCCATGTCGGCCTCGACTTCGGCCTGACGCCGGCCGCTGTCATCGGCCAGCGCCTGCCGTCAGGCCAGTGGCGCACACGGCACGAGCTGGTGACGGAAGACATGGGGGTGACGCGCTTCGGCACCGAGCTGGCGCGCTTCCTGCGCGAACGCTTCACCGGCTGGACGGTGACGATCACCGGCGACCCGGCCGGCGAGGGCCGCGACCACGACGAGCGGACGGCCTTCGACATCCTCAAGGCGTGCGGCATCGAGGCGAAGAAGGCCAGCACCAACGACTGGACGCCGCGGCGCGATGCCGTGGCCGGCGCCATGGGCCGCGTCATCGACGGCGAGCCAGGCTTCTTGGTCCATCCCGATTGCCGCGTGCTGCGCAAGGCGCTGCAGGGAGGCTACTGCCTGCGCCGCATGGCCGTCGTCGGACAGGAGCGCTACAAGGACGCGCCGGACAAGAACGAGTACAGCCACGTTGCCGAGGCGCAGCAATACATGATGCTCGGCGGCGGCGAGGGTCGGCGCGTGATGGGCAAGAAGGACCGCTCCGCGGTGCGCCTGCCGGCGTTCGCGGATTCCGACTACGACGTTTTCAACACCTGACGAAAGGAAAAGCCATGGGTTCAATTTTTGGCGGTAACGACGCCCCAGACCCTCCGCCGCCCCCGCCGCCCCCGCCGCCTGTACCGACGATCGACGAGTCGAGGATGCGCCAGCAGTCGGCCGATGATGTGCGTCGTCGCCGCGGGCGCCGCGCGTCCGTGCTCACCGGCGCCGAGGGGGTTGGCGACACGCCGACCGGATCAAGGACGCTGATCGGCTCATGAAGATCGAGGAAGCCCGCGCCCTGGATGCCCAGGGCAAGCTCAAGCGCAAGGTACTTACCGAGCAGGGGTGGTATTTGCCGCGCTATACCGCGCAGACGGCGCCACTTCCCACGCCAGACGCACCGCCGAAGCCGCTCATCCTGCCGCCACGGCGCGGGCGCAGCAAGCCGAAGGAGAAGTAAGCCATGGCCGAATCGCGTGCCGACGAAATCATCCGCCGCCAGGACCAGCTCCGATCGGCGCGCTCGAACTGGGAAAGCCTCTGGCAGGAAGTGGCAGATCGTGTCTGGCCGCAGATGTCGGACTTCCTCAGCAAGCGCGAGCCGGGCGCCAAGCGCACCGAGAAGATTTTCGACTCGACGGCCTGCCTGGCGCTGGAGAAGTTCGCCGCCGCGCTGCATTCGCTGATCACGCCGGACAACCAGCAATACCACGGCCTGGTGCCGGCCGACAAGGAACTGCGCGAGTATCACCCGCTCAAGCAGTACCTTGAAGATGTGACCGAGATATTGTTCGCCGTGCGCCGCTCACCCTTCGCCAACTTCAGCAGCCAGGCGAGCGAGTGCTACAAGAGCCTCGGCGCCTTCGGCACGATGGGCATGATGGTCGAGGACATCCCGGGGCGCGGCATCCGCTACAAGTCCTGCCACCTGGCCGAGCTGTACATCAGCGAGAACGATCACGGCATCATCGACACGGTGCATAGGCGCTTCGAATACACCGCGCGCCAGGCCGCCTCCGCATTCGGGATGGAGCGCCTGCCGGACAAGATCAAGGCCGCCCTGGAGCGCAAGGACGAGGTCAGCAAGTTCGAGTTCATTCACGCCGTCGAGCCGAACCGCGAGCAAAAGCGCGGCCGGCTGGACTACGAAGGCATGGCCTTTAAATCCTGCTATGTCTCGGTCGAGGGCAAGCAACTGATGGAGGAGGGCGGATACCGCACCTTCCCCTATGCCGTAAGCCGCTACAGCACCAACCCGAAGGAAGTC is a window from the Rhodospirillales bacterium genome containing:
- a CDS encoding TerL, translating into MLRRAEYTPPGPVAEAFLYDPAFVSGIMGPIGSGKTTACIVKALLASARQPKDKQGRRRSRGAIIRNTYPELKTTTIKSWHEWVPQDCGRWQSEGPPTHFVNGPDGLDMEVMFLALDRPEDARKLLSLELTWAYINEAREVPKVILDYLTGRVGRFPLVRDGGCNGPQIFMDTNPPDSDHWWYKLAEEQRPEGFAFHRQPGGRTPDAENLDNLPPGYYARAVAGKHPDWIKVYVDGEYGFVRDGKPVYPEYADSFHCRPFELVEKHGIHVGLDFGLTPAAVIGQRLPSGQWRTRHELVTEDMGVTRFGTELARFLRERFTGWTVTITGDPAGEGRDHDERTAFDILKACGIEAKKASTNDWTPRRDAVAGAMGRVIDGEPGFLVHPDCRVLRKALQGGYCLRRMAVVGQERYKDAPDKNEYSHVAEAQQYMMLGGGEGRRVMGKKDRSAVRLPAFADSDYDVFNT